Proteins encoded in a region of the Paramagnetospirillum magneticum AMB-1 genome:
- a CDS encoding methyl-accepting chemotaxis protein: protein MTMNAQRSWWKDLKLRRKFSTVSLGFTLVLAGLIAFNVMVLRNQTQNSLVTDMAGRQRMLSQKFAKEVLLQSGGMVVDHQVTMRLMRDSLAALMEGGEAVINLDTGAKGELPPAPTLEIRAKLAEQASLLRQYDAAATALLALGAGDSRRADKLKELLGLQSQLSDTAETVVKMLSFQAEGAIRGMIGLEIIVGLICALSGLVVSSLIGRQIADPLAACAEAARKIAEGDLRIEPLEVSSTDEIGVLQQAFDEMLRSQRDIALQTRSACDALTAAAAAILSSAQEQAAGTKQQAAAVQEITTTVEEISLSGKQVAERSRQVAGTAEAVATSGNAGLHAVRDASQGMEAIREQTETVAENIITLSERTQAVGEIIATVNEIAEQSNLVALNAAIEAADAREQGRRFSVVAGEIKNLADQAKEATSQVRGILEQTQKGINTSVMLTEEALKRVELGREKSTMSEHVIRQMADNIQESVHAFQQIVGATNQQQIGLEQVTQALHEIRQASQQTAQTTAQLEKASLDLSQLGQTLSRTLEKYRL from the coding sequence ATGACCATGAATGCGCAACGCTCCTGGTGGAAAGATCTGAAGCTTCGCCGCAAGTTCTCCACCGTGTCCCTGGGCTTCACCCTGGTCCTGGCTGGGTTGATCGCCTTCAACGTCATGGTGCTGCGCAACCAGACCCAGAACTCGCTGGTCACCGACATGGCCGGGCGTCAGCGGATGCTGTCGCAGAAGTTTGCCAAGGAGGTGCTACTGCAAAGTGGCGGGATGGTCGTGGATCACCAAGTGACCATGCGGCTGATGCGCGATTCCCTGGCGGCCCTGATGGAGGGCGGCGAGGCGGTCATCAACCTGGATACCGGAGCCAAGGGCGAGTTGCCGCCGGCTCCCACCTTGGAGATCCGGGCCAAGCTCGCCGAGCAGGCTTCCTTGCTGCGGCAGTATGACGCGGCGGCCACGGCGCTGCTGGCGCTGGGCGCCGGCGATTCCCGCCGGGCCGACAAGCTGAAGGAACTCCTGGGGCTGCAGTCCCAATTGAGCGATACGGCCGAGACGGTGGTCAAGATGCTGAGCTTCCAGGCCGAGGGCGCCATCCGGGGCATGATCGGGTTGGAAATCATCGTCGGTCTGATCTGCGCCTTGTCCGGCCTGGTGGTCAGCAGCCTGATCGGCCGCCAGATCGCCGATCCCCTGGCGGCCTGCGCCGAGGCCGCCCGCAAGATCGCCGAAGGTGATCTGCGCATCGAGCCGCTGGAAGTGAGCTCGACCGATGAGATCGGCGTGCTGCAGCAGGCCTTCGACGAGATGCTGAGGAGCCAGCGCGATATCGCGCTGCAGACCCGTTCGGCCTGCGACGCGCTGACAGCCGCCGCCGCCGCCATCCTGTCTTCGGCTCAGGAGCAGGCGGCCGGTACCAAGCAGCAGGCCGCCGCCGTGCAGGAAATCACCACCACCGTCGAGGAAATCAGCCTGTCGGGCAAGCAGGTCGCCGAGCGTTCGCGTCAGGTGGCGGGAACCGCCGAGGCGGTGGCCACCTCGGGCAATGCCGGGTTGCACGCGGTGCGTGACGCCTCTCAGGGGATGGAAGCCATCCGCGAGCAGACCGAAACCGTGGCCGAGAACATCATCACCTTGTCCGAACGCACCCAGGCGGTGGGTGAGATCATCGCCACGGTCAACGAAATCGCCGAGCAGTCCAATCTGGTGGCGCTGAATGCCGCCATCGAGGCCGCCGATGCCCGCGAGCAGGGGCGGCGCTTCTCGGTGGTGGCCGGCGAAATCAAGAACCTGGCCGATCAGGCCAAGGAAGCCACCTCGCAGGTGCGCGGAATCCTCGAGCAGACCCAGAAGGGCATCAACACCTCGGTGATGCTGACCGAGGAGGCGCTGAAGCGCGTCGAGCTGGGCCGCGAGAAATCCACCATGTCCGAGCATGTCATCCGCCAGATGGCCGACAACATCCAGGAAAGCGTTCACGCCTTCCAGCAGATCGTCGGCGCCACCAATCAGCAGCAGATCGGTCTGGAGCAGGTGACGCAAGCCCTTCATGAAATCCGCCAGGCCAGCCAGCAGACGGCGCAGACCACCGCTCAGTTGGAGAAGGCTTCCCTCGATCTCAGCCAATTGGGCCAGACGCTGTCGCGCACCTTGGAGAAATACCGGCTTTGA